A window of the Cheilinus undulatus linkage group 21, ASM1832078v1, whole genome shotgun sequence genome harbors these coding sequences:
- the gosr2 gene encoding Golgi SNAP receptor complex member 2 — protein METLYHQTHKQIQEVQSLMGNLEKTDRQSVHLLENELQIRIDQIFNHLERLEILASKEPPNRRQNAKLRVNQLKYDVQHLRTALQNFQHRRYAREAQEREREELMSRTFTTNDADTSIPIDETVQLNARLHNAHNNINNAIDNGNSILDSLRDQRSTLKETHKKMLDVANMIGLSNTVMRLIERRATQDKFIMIGGMLLTCALMFLVIRYLG, from the exons ATGGAGACGCTCTACCATCAGACACATAA GCAAATCCAGGAGGTGCAATCTCTCATGGGAAATCTGGAGAAGACAGATCGGCAGTCAGTTCACT TGTTAGAAAACGAACTTCAGATCAGAATTGACCAGATTTTCAATCACCTAGAACGTCTGGAGATCCTAGCAAGCAAGGAACCACCAAACCGCCGCCAGAACGCAAAACT ACGAGTGAACCAGCTTAAGTATGATGTCCAACACCTTCGCACAGCTCTGCAAAACTTCCAGCACCGACGCTATGCCAGGGAGGcccaggagagagagagggaggaactCATGAGCAGGACTTTCACCACCAAT GACGCAGATACCTCCATCCCCATCGATGAGACGGTTCAGTTAAACGCCAGACTGCACAACGCACACAACAACATAAATAACGCTATAGACAATGGAAATAGCATCCTCGATAGTCTAAGAGATCAAAGATCCACTCTGAAG GAAACCCATAAGAAGATGCTGGATGTGGCCAACATGATAGGGCTGTCCAACACAGTGATGAGGCTGATCGAAAGACGAGCCACCCAAGATAAATTTATCATGATTGGAGGAATGCTGTTGACCTGTGCCCTAATGTTCTTAGTGATCAGATATTTGGGCTGA